The Acomys russatus chromosome 1, mAcoRus1.1, whole genome shotgun sequence genome has a window encoding:
- the LOC127195798 gene encoding cyclin-dependent kinase 2-associated protein 1-like — MATSSQYRLLLSDCGPPSLGYTQGTGNSQVPQSKYAELLAIIEELGKEIRPTYAGSKSAMERLKRGIIHARSLVRECLAETERNARS, encoded by the coding sequence ATGGCGACCTCCTCTCAATATCGTCTGCTGCTGAGTGACTGCGGGCCTCCATCGCTAGGCTACACCCAGGGAACTGGAAATAGCCAGGTGCCTCAGAGTAAATACGCAGAGCTGCTGGCCATCATTGAGGAGCTTGGGAAGGAGATCAGACCCACGTATGCAGGCAGCAAGAGCGCCATGGAGAGACTGAAACGAGGCATCATCCATGCCCGAAGCCTGGTTCGGGAGTGCTTGGCTGAAACGGAACGCAACGCCAGGTCCTAG